The genome window GCCTATCTTTCCACTCAACTGGCCGCCTTTATCGCCAACCTCGGTTATGAGGCCACTGCCAACCACCTGCGCCATTATACGGCAATTCTACCTCCACTGGCGGTCGATGCCGGACTGGGAGAGGTTGGTCGCCTTGGATATCTAATCACCAAGGAATTCGGCCCCAGGGTAAGACTGAGTGCGGTGACCACCAACCTTCCCCTTATCCCGGATAAACCGGTGGATATCGGGGTGGAAGATTTTTGCAAATTTTGTAAAAAATGCGCCACCTGCTGCCCTTCAGAATCCATTCCATATGCTGAACCCACAGAGTTTAACGGAACCTTGAAATGGAAGCTAAATGACGAAACCTGTTTTGCATACTGGGCCAAAGCAGGGACAGATTGCTGCATATGCATGAAGGTCTGTCCCTGGAGCCATGCCAGGACCTTTCCCCACCGTTTGATCGTCCGGCTCATCACCAGAAATAAATATGCCAGAAAAATTTTCTCGGTGATGGACGATATCTTTTATGGACGGATTTCCCTACCCAAAAAGGCACCGAAATGGGCACGTTTTAAGAAATAAAAATGAAGAGTACTTATAGAGCCACCTTGCTATGCTATACTGTTTGCCATAAATATGTTCCGTTTTAAATGAGGAAACTGTCTGAGTGTATTAGAGATGGCTAAGAAAGAACGATAATGAATTAATAGCAAAACACCTATATCTTTTTTTTAAACAATACCTTGGGGTCGTTTGGCCGGTTGTAATCCAGAGTAACGGGGATGCCATCAACTTCGGAATTGCCCGGTTCGATTTGGAATCCCATTTTTTTATGAAATTCGATTGATCCTTTATTGACGGGGGAGGTGCATGCCCGGATGGTGTCACGCTTATTTTCTTTGCAAACCCGATAAAATTGTCGGTACAGATATTCTCCTATTCCAATCCCGCGATAATCCGGATGAACACCGGCAAAATGAATATAGCCCTCACCCGTATCCGATTGCGATAGAAAACCGATTAAGAAAGCGATTAATGCGTCATTTTTTTCCATGACAAATGAGGTATTGCAAAAATGGTTTAGAAATAGTTTCGGCAACATCCATGTCAAATCTCTACCCCCCCACCACTCTTGTAACACGCTTATGATGCGATGATGGTCTGAAGGCGCACTATTTCTGATGATTACATCTTTAGGCAATTTTGAAATCACATGAATCCTCCATTCAATCTGTTTCTAGCAAAACGCTCCGGTGGAACAGAATTGCCCTGCACAAAAATTGCGTATGTAATGGTAATTTAGGTAAAGGGCAATTTTCCAACTCGGTGTCTTGTTCACCTGGAGCGCAGCAAAAAGAAACAGGACTTCAAAGGGAGTTTTCCGTTCAACTGCAGCAATGGCTTGCGATATTTCTTTACTCCGGCAAAATTATGCTTCTGCTTTACTTGAAGTACCGGCTGAGAATAAATTATACAGCCAGGCAAATATCGCACCCCCGATCAGACCGTCTATGAACGCCCAAATCAAGCCGATAATACTACCCATTGGGCTGATGCAGTACCCACGATAGAGACGTCCTATCAAAGTGGGGTCACCGCTAATCCCATCAAAAGCAATTACCCACCAGGTAAATAAGAAAAGACCCATTCCCCAGATCAATCCGGTCGTCAAAGCAAATGATTTTACATTGAGCTTCATAATACACCTCCCAAAATTAAATTAAGTAGTTATAGCAAAATTAATTCAAAAAGGTGTAACCGTCGACCGGTGTTATAACTCCGGACTAAATAATCGGGTTATTTTACATTTTTTTCTCTGAATTCATGCGGGGTCATTCCGGCATATTTTGCAAAGGCCGCATTAAAAGTTGATTTTGATTGAAATCCGGCATCATAAGCAATGGCAAGAATTTTATTCTCGGGATTCTCCACCAGCATTTTCTTTGCTTTTTTTATTCTATATTTATTTATAAATGATGAAAAGCTTTCTCCTTGTTTCTCATTTAAAAATTGTGAAAGCTGATGTTGAGATACATTTACCTTTTGAGCCAATAAGGGTAGGGAAATATGTTCATCGGTAAATATTTCTTCGGTATCCATTAGATAATTTAGCTTCGAGGTCAATTCTTTAAAGTTGATGCCCTTTAAATAGGAGCGTTTATTCTTTTCCTTTTCAACCACTCCGTATAGTATTTTATAGTAACCCGGATACCTGAAGTTGATTAAAAATAAAAAAATAATAATAAGTGTTAGCATTAATACTGATAATTCCATGAATACAGGCTTATTGGAGATGAACGCTACTATATCGGAAATACAGGCGAGCATTAATAAAGCTAAAATGATGCAAACAACCAATGCCGAAGGATGATTCAAAATGGTTTGCTTGGATAAAATAAAATAATTCAATAATTGGCGAACCGAGCAAACAAGATATAATACAAAAAACAACCAGCCCGCTATTCCAATATATAACATATTGGTATTATAAAAATATTCAGACAACAGCACAGGTTTTTGGAATTCAGAAGTATAAATGACCGAAAGCGAAATAACAGATGCGACGACAGCAGGTAAAAAATGCAATAGACCGGAAGGATTGATACTGTAATTCTTATGAAGTGAATGTGTTGTTATCAAATAAACCATTGGCCCCAATAGATAAAAAGCTGTGATTGGAAAAACATTGGCTGCTTTATATTCCATTAATAGGCCCATTTCAAAAAGGATATAATGGATTTGAAACAGGCCAAATACAAAGAATAACCCCAAAAACAACCAATTTTTAACGGATTTTCTATCTGCAATCAATTGCCCCACAGATATAAGGGCCGCCAGTAAAGAACCATAAAATGTGAAGATTAGTATGAGGAATCGCTTTATATGATGAGCTTGAATTTCCATTAACAAAATCGCTTGATTGTCAATCTCCCATTCCAGCGTTCCTGTGGAACGCAGTAAAAATCGACAAGAGGCCGCAAAAGGTTCACTCGTCGGTCGCATTCCCAAGGGAGGAAACGGCCTGGCACTCTGCAGACCATAGGAGCATTATAGATGGTGGGAAGACTTTATCGTAATGATCAGCCGGGCGGTTTGTCACCGAGCGCTGTCAGATTAGATCGGGGTCAGGTTCAAACCAGAAAGAATGATGTAAATACCAAAGACAGTAGTTAACCGGCAAACGGCTTGGTGTTGGTCCTGTTTGCCGACATCGTTAAAATGCCCCGATTTGGCAGGGTTTTATTTTAATGTTCATCGCCTCGACAATGCTGCTGATGGTCATCTTTCTTAGGTTAAATTCAGCGGCAATATCCCACGCATTCTTGCAGGGAAGTCTTCCATCCACCAGCGCATGAGAAATGGCATCTTTTAAATCCTGATTGTCAGTGGTTTGGGGTTTTACAATCTTTTTTTTGGGCAGATAGCCGAACAGCCCAAGCTGGCACTTCATCAAGCGAAAATTCAACAGATCCACCGTCTTTCCCACTTCAGCCGCTTCAACCCCCAGCTCTTTTGCGATTTCAAATGCAACCGCGCAGGAAAGTTTTCCTTCCTTAGAGCGTTTTACAACGGCTTCCTTAATTAAAGGATCTATCTTTATGTCACCCTGATGCTTTTTGGCAAAATGATTGCTGTGTTCAAGACTCATTTTTTCCTCACTGACCCGATCAAGCCAAAACCGGTTTCTGAATTTCCGTAAGCGTTCAGTGAACATTGAAAGTGGAAGCCGGAAATCCGGCTTTCAAGTTTCAAGCTGTAAACGACTATAGCTTTTTTTTATCAGACAAATATACTTTGTTCAAGAAAATTCAAGGACACTTTTTGCAATTGTTTTTTGTATCAATCTGAAGTATAAAAGCTCATGCCTTTTGACATCAAACGAAAAAAAACCCGGTCTGTGATGGTCGGCAAAATAAAAATTGGCGACATGGCCCCTGTTTCCATCCAGTCCATGACCAATACGTATACACAGGATATTCCGGCTACTGTTGCCCAAATACGGCGTTTAGAGGCCGCAGGATGCGAGATAGTAAGGGTTGCCGTTCCGGTTATCGAGGCTGCGGAGGCAATTACTTCGATAAAGAAAAAAATATCTGTTCCAATTATCGCAGACATTCATTTTGATTATCGCCTGGCAATCGCTTCCGCCAGAGCAGGTGCGGATGCTCTTAGAATAAACCCGGGAAATATAGGCAGCAGGGAAAAAGTCAAAGCGGTCATTGATTGCGCCAAAGACTTTAATATTCCGGTGCGCATAGGGGTGAATTCAGGATCTGTGGAAAAAGATTTGCTAAAAAAATACCAAGGCCCGTGCGCGGAAGCGATGGTGGAAAGTGCGATGCGAAATATCGATCTGGTGAGATCGCTTGATTTTCACCAAATCAAATTATCTATCAAAGCGTCCGACGTTCACCGAACCGTTCAAGCATACCGGCTTCTTTCGGAAAAGACTGACCTTCCCCTGCATGTGGGTGTGACGGAAGCCGGTGGTCTTTATTCGGGAATCGTTAAATCTTCCCTGGGCATCGGAATGCTTCTTGCTGAGGGCATTGGAGATACCATTCGGGTCTCTTTGACCAGAGACCCTGTTGAAGAGGTAAGGACTGGATATGAAATATTAAAAGGGCTGGATATTCGCAGATATGGTCCGGAAATCATATCCTGTCCCACATGTGGGCGCTGTAATATTGATCTTTTTTCAATGGTTGAGAAACTTGAAAAGTCTTTATTATTAAAATCCACCCCGATAAAAATTGCCATCATGGGCTGTGTGGTAAACGGACCGGGAGAAGCAAAAGAAGCGGATATTGGTATCGCCGGCGGAGATGGTGTCGGCATACTTTTCAAACGGGGAAAGGTGGTAAAAAAAGTTCCCCAAGAACGAATGGTTGAAATTCTACTGGAAGAAGTTGAAAAATATGAGAAAGGAAAATTATGACGAATCAGACAAAAACAGCCATTGCCCCCACCAGGTCTGAAGACTACTCAGAATGGTACCAGCAGGTCATCAAGGCGTCGGACCTGGCAGAAAGATCTCCGGTCAGGGGCTGTATGGTAATTAAACCCTGGGGATATGCTCTGTGGGAAAACATCATGCATGCCCTTGATGATATGTTTAAATCAACCGGAGTAAGAAATGCATATTTCCCCCTGTTTATTCCGCTAAGCTTTCTAGAAAAAGAAGCTGAGCATGTGGAAGGATTTGCCAAGGAATGTGCGGTCGTCACCCATCACCGGCTTGAAAAAGGATCGGAGGACAGCCTTCAACCCGCCGGCCGGTTAACAGAACCCCTGGTGGTCCGTCCCACCTCTGAAACCATTATTGGAGATTCATTTTCCAAGTGGATCAGCAGCTACCGCGACCTTCCGGTGTTGATCAACCAGTGGGCAAATGTGGTGAGGTGGGAAATGAGAACCCGCCTGTTTTTAAGAACCAGCGAGTTTTTGTGGCAGGAAGGTCATACCGCACATGCGACAAAAGAGGAAGCGCTTGAGCGAACCCAAATGATGCTCGATGTGTATGCAACGCATGCGGAAGAATACCTGGCGATGCCTGTCATCAGGGGGAGAAAATCAGCAGCTGAAAGATTTCCCGGTGCAATCGACACCCTGTGTATCGAAGCCATGATGCAAGACAGGAAGGCCCTTCAGGCAGGGACATCACACTTTTTGGGGCAAAATTTTGCCAAGGCATCCGCCATCCGGTTTCAGTCGGCCAAAGAAACAGAGGAATACGCATGGACCACCTCATGGGGTTCATCTACCCGCCTTATCGGTGGACTCATCATGACCCATGGGGACGACGACGGCATTATCCTCCCTCCCAAAATCGCATCTTCTCATGTGGTTCTTTTACCCATCATCAGAAAGGACAAAGACAGGCAAAAAGTAATGGAATATACCCAAAGCCTGTCAACAGAACTCAAAGACATAAAGTATGATAATCGCCGTATCGAAGTTGAAATCGATGATCGCGATATCGGTGGCGCCAGAGGTTGGGACTGGATAAAAAAGGGAATACCTCTTAGAGTTGAGATTGGGCCCAGAGATATTTCGGATCATTCGGTATTTGTGGGAAGAAGAGACAAAGGTCACCGGGACAAAGAATCCATAAAAAGAAATCAATTTGTGGGAGAAATAAAAAATATTTTAGATGAGATACAAAATAATCTTTTTACCCGGGCCTTGTCATTTAAGAAAGAACATACTATAATTATTGACGATAAAAAGAAGTTTTATGACTATTTCACCCCTGAAAGTCAGGAAAAGCCGGAGATACACGGTGGCTTTGCCTTGTCTTTTTGGTGTGGTTCGGCTGAATGTGAGGCAAAAATAAAGGAAGATCTTAAGGTGACCATCCGATGTATCCCCTTTGAAAACGATACAAGTTCGGGGAAATGTATTTGCTGCGGGAAAAGCGCACGTGACCGGGTAATTTTTGCCAAGGCATATTAAGATGATCCGTATCAATGATATACTTGACAAGGTATCTGAAACCAATCCTGAAGCTGACCTTGATATTATAGATAAAGCTTATATCTACTCTGCAAGGGTTCACGATGGACAGGTGCGACTGTCCGGTGAACCATACCTTTCCCACCCCCTTGAAGTGGCCAGTATACTGGCGGATATGAAACTCGATGTGGTGAGTGTGGCTGCCGGTCTCTTGCATGACGTCATTGAAGATACCAGTGCAACTGAGGAAGATATAAAAGAAATGTTCGGCCAGGACGTTCTTAATATCGTATCCGGAGTGACCAAACTCAGCAAACTTCCATTCCGCAGTTCTCAGGCACGTCAGGCTGAAAGCATACGAAAAATGATCCTTGCCATGGCTGATGACATCCGGGTCATTTTAATTAAGCTGGCTGACCGGCTGCATAACATGAGAACACTGCAATTTCATAATAACAAACAAAAAAAGAGAAAAATTGCCCAGGAAACCATCGATATTTATTCCCCTATTGCAGATCGGCTGGGCATTTACTGGATAAAAAAGGAACTTGAAGACACTTCCTTTATGTACCTTCAGCCGGAGGATTATTCCGAAATAAAAAGTTTTGTGCGAAAAGACCAACAGGAACGCGAAAAATATGTGGAAACTGTAAAAAATTACATGGCAAAAAAGTTGGGTGAGGCCGATCTGAAATGCGAAATCCTTGGCAGGAACAAACATTATTACAGCATATACCAGAAGATGGTCACTCAGAACCTCGACTTTGATGATGTTTATGACATTATCGCTTTCAGGATCATACTCGATACCATACCCCAGTGTTACGAAGCGCTGGGTCTTATCCATTCCCTGTGGAAACCGATAGACATCAAGTTCAAGGATTATATCGGGCGTCCGAAGCCGAACATGTATCAATCCCTTCACACCACGGTTATCGGCCCGTTCGGCGAGCGCATAGAAATACAGATACGAACCTGGGAGATGGATAAGGTTGCCAAGTCAGGCATTGCCGCCCATTGGAGCTATAAAGAAGGCAAAAGTATTGATGAAAATGTGAGCCAGGCTTATGCCTGGATTCAGAACCTGGTTGAAAACCAGGAAAATTTTCGCGATCCCAGCGAGTTTTTGGAAAATGTCCGCATCGATCTTTTCCCGGATGAAGTCTATGTTTTTACTCCCAGAGGGGAAATCAAGTCACTTCCAAAAGGGGCTTCGCCGGTGGATTTTGCCTATGCCATACATACCGAAGTTGGAAACCAGTGCAGCGGAGCCAAAGTGAACGGTCGAATGGTCCCCCTCAAGCATGAGCTGAAAACGGGTGATATTGCAGAAATTATCACATCAAAAAGTCACCACCCGAGCAAGGACTGGCTTAAATTTGTGAAGACGGTTAAGGCCCGGTCAAGAATCAGGCAATGGATTAAAACCCAGGAAAAAGACAGAAGCTTAAGTCTTGGCCGTGAGATGTGTGAAAAAGCGTTTCGTAAAGAACGCCTTAATTTCAGCTCATTGGTGAAAACGGAAGAAATGGAAAATGTAGCCGGCCATTTCGGATTTAAGACGGTAGACGACCTTATTGCAAATGTGGGTTACGGTAAAATCACTCCCTTGCAGGTGGTACGAAAATTCACTTCAAAGACCGAGCTGGAGGAAAACCGGCAATCTATTTTTAACAAGATCATCGGTCGGGTAAAGAAAAAGAAACCCAAATCAGGGGTCATTGTAAAAGGTGCGGATGACATCCTGATAAAGTTCGGCAAGTGCTGCCAGCCCGTTCCAGGTGATCCTATTACGGGTTATATTACCAAAGGTTACGGTGTGACCGTCCATCGAGCCGGTTGTATTAACGCCTTGAATATGAATCCTGAACGACAAATCGATGTGGAGTGGAATAAGGAAATTGATGAAAAATATCCGGTAAAAATCAGGATCCGTTCCTATGACCGAATGGGGCTGCTGGCCGATGTGGTCGGCGCGATCAGCAAGCTTGAAGCGAACATCATCAGCGCAAAAACAGCGACCAATGAAAATAAAATTGTGGAAAGCTATTTTACCATAGATGTGGGCAGTACTGAACATTTAAACAGAATTTTATCCACTTTAAAAAAGATAAAACATGTCCAGGAAATAAAGCGTATCGGTTAGGATTCATTCAGGGCGCTTTAACCACATGACCTGATTTTATACAACTGGTACATACCACAATTTTTTTGGTTCTTCCGTTTAAAACCGCTCTGACCCTTTGAAGGTTCGGGTTAAAACGACGCTTGGTTTGGTTGTGGGCATGACTGACATTGTTTCCCGTAAGCGGTTTTTTCCCACATATTTCACAAATTCTGGACATCTATTTTCTCCTTAAAGCTCAGGTATCGCTTAATTTTCTCTATATTTTGAAATTATTTAGAAAAATACTCAATCTTAAAAACTGATGGTGCGGCTTTTACACCATAATCAAAGGGGTGTAAAGCATTTTTCTTCAAATTCGCACATAAACTTCAGTCATTCTCATAAATTTTCATGCCCGATTGGACACAACGATTCATGCAACCTTAGGTTCGACCGGGGAATGGCCTATTGGCCTGTCACAAGACTTAACAAATGAGATCGATGTGTTACACGCCCCCTATCTACTCAGATAAATTGATACAAGCAGAAACGATCAACGCCGTGGTGGGATTCCGTCCCCTGGGGCTGGTTCAAATCTAATTGAAGCGAGATAGCTGCCGTACGTTCATTTATAGATAAGATTGTAAAGTCTGGTACCGGGAAAACAGGCGATTCCCCGGATGAACCGAACTAAGATTGAAAAACGAATGTTTGTTTTTAACTTTGCCTACTTGTTTTCCGCTTCTTTTTTCAAAGCTTTTTCACACAAAGCAATATGCAAAAAAGCGTCCTTGTGGATACCCACATCCGGGTATCTCGAAAGGACGGCCTGAAAACGCTTTAAAGCGGCTTTATAATGTTTGTTTTTGTAATAAAAAAGCCCGACATACATTTCATGCCCGGCAAGATTTTTCAAGCATTTGTTAATATGCTGTAATGCGATGCCGCGGTATTCATTATCAGGAAATTGCTTATTAAGCCTTTTGAATGTTTCGATTGCCTTTAATGCCGAAGCCTGATCGCGATCAACCGTATCAATCTGGTCGAAATAGCTGCGTCCAATCTGGTAAATCACATAAGGAATCGCTTCATTTCGCGGGTGAAGGTTTTCAAACTCTTCATAAGCAAAAACAGCTTCTTCATACTCTTGAAGGTGATAATGTGCGTCAGCAATTTTCAATTCTGCCAGAATTGAAAATTTACTAAAAGGATACCAGTCCTTTAGTTTTTCAAAGGATTCAATGGCGCTTTTATAGTTATTACTGTTGAATTCATCCATACCGTCCAGCGCAAGTTCTCTGGCGGATTTTAAATCCTTGGTTTTAAACAGACTGCAACCTGAACAGACAATCAGTATAATTAAAAATATTGCTGCAAATCGTTTCATTTTTTTAACTTAACCACGGAAACCGCTGAAAATGCAGAATAAAAACCGGCGGTGGGCGACAATACCACCGCCGATGATTCAAAAATAAAAATCCTTCCGGTGCCTTTTTTACAGCACGTTATTTATTGCCTCTTCTAGTTTTGATTTGGCAACCATTCCGGTAATCTGCTCTGCAACGTTTCCCTCTTTAAATATGATTAGGGTGGGAATAGCTTTGATTCCAAATTTTCCAGGAGTCAGCGGATTGTTATCAACGTTGCATTTTGCAAACTTTATTTTATCACCGAAATCTCCGGCGAGTTCTTCGACCACCGGGCCGATCGCTTTGCACGGGCCGCACCATGGGGCCCAGAAATCAACCAGCACAGGTTTTTCCGATTGTAAAACTTCGTTATCAAAACTACCGTCTTCTATTTCCATTACGCCATCAGCCATGTTATTATCCTTCCTTTAATTATTTTTTTAGTCCTTTGGAAAATAGGTCCAAGGTTGCATTCATATCATTCCGCTTTTCAAATCGTTATAATGAATCCCATGGAAATGATACCACCTGTTTCTTTTAAACTATAACGATACCTGCCCGTTTG of Thermodesulfobacteriota bacterium contains these proteins:
- the trxA gene encoding thioredoxin, translated to MADGVMEIEDGSFDNEVLQSEKPVLVDFWAPWCGPCKAIGPVVEELAGDFGDKIKFAKCNVDNNPLTPGKFGIKAIPTLIIFKEGNVAEQITGMVAKSKLEEAINNVL
- a CDS encoding bifunctional (p)ppGpp synthetase/guanosine-3',5'-bis(diphosphate) 3'-pyrophosphohydrolase gives rise to the protein MIRINDILDKVSETNPEADLDIIDKAYIYSARVHDGQVRLSGEPYLSHPLEVASILADMKLDVVSVAAGLLHDVIEDTSATEEDIKEMFGQDVLNIVSGVTKLSKLPFRSSQARQAESIRKMILAMADDIRVILIKLADRLHNMRTLQFHNNKQKKRKIAQETIDIYSPIADRLGIYWIKKELEDTSFMYLQPEDYSEIKSFVRKDQQEREKYVETVKNYMAKKLGEADLKCEILGRNKHYYSIYQKMVTQNLDFDDVYDIIAFRIILDTIPQCYEALGLIHSLWKPIDIKFKDYIGRPKPNMYQSLHTTVIGPFGERIEIQIRTWEMDKVAKSGIAAHWSYKEGKSIDENVSQAYAWIQNLVENQENFRDPSEFLENVRIDLFPDEVYVFTPRGEIKSLPKGASPVDFAYAIHTEVGNQCSGAKVNGRMVPLKHELKTGDIAEIITSKSHHPSKDWLKFVKTVKARSRIRQWIKTQEKDRSLSLGREMCEKAFRKERLNFSSLVKTEEMENVAGHFGFKTVDDLIANVGYGKITPLQVVRKFTSKTELEENRQSIFNKIIGRVKKKKPKSGVIVKGADDILIKFGKCCQPVPGDPITGYITKGYGVTVHRAGCINALNMNPERQIDVEWNKEIDEKYPVKIRIRSYDRMGLLADVVGAISKLEANIISAKTATNENKIVESYFTIDVGSTEHLNRILSTLKKIKHVQEIKRIG
- a CDS encoding bacteriophage holin; the protein is MKLNVKSFALTTGLIWGMGLFLFTWWVIAFDGISGDPTLIGRLYRGYCISPMGSIIGLIWAFIDGLIGGAIFAWLYNLFSAGTSSKAEA
- the ispG gene encoding flavodoxin-dependent (E)-4-hydroxy-3-methylbut-2-enyl-diphosphate synthase is translated as MPFDIKRKKTRSVMVGKIKIGDMAPVSIQSMTNTYTQDIPATVAQIRRLEAAGCEIVRVAVPVIEAAEAITSIKKKISVPIIADIHFDYRLAIASARAGADALRINPGNIGSREKVKAVIDCAKDFNIPVRIGVNSGSVEKDLLKKYQGPCAEAMVESAMRNIDLVRSLDFHQIKLSIKASDVHRTVQAYRLLSEKTDLPLHVGVTEAGGLYSGIVKSSLGIGMLLAEGIGDTIRVSLTRDPVEEVRTGYEILKGLDIRRYGPEIISCPTCGRCNIDLFSMVEKLEKSLLLKSTPIKIAIMGCVVNGPGEAKEADIGIAGGDGVGILFKRGKVVKKVPQERMVEILLEEVEKYEKGKL
- the rpmB gene encoding 50S ribosomal protein L28, which produces MSRICEICGKKPLTGNNVSHAHNQTKRRFNPNLQRVRAVLNGRTKKIVVCTSCIKSGHVVKAP
- a CDS encoding outer membrane protein assembly factor BamD; the encoded protein is MKRFAAIFLIILIVCSGCSLFKTKDLKSARELALDGMDEFNSNNYKSAIESFEKLKDWYPFSKFSILAELKIADAHYHLQEYEEAVFAYEEFENLHPRNEAIPYVIYQIGRSYFDQIDTVDRDQASALKAIETFKRLNKQFPDNEYRGIALQHINKCLKNLAGHEMYVGLFYYKNKHYKAALKRFQAVLSRYPDVGIHKDAFLHIALCEKALKKEAENK
- a CDS encoding helix-turn-helix domain-containing protein, whose product is MRPTSEPFAASCRFLLRSTGTLEWEIDNQAILLMEIQAHHIKRFLILIFTFYGSLLAALISVGQLIADRKSVKNWLFLGLFFVFGLFQIHYILFEMGLLMEYKAANVFPITAFYLLGPMVYLITTHSLHKNYSINPSGLLHFLPAVVASVISLSVIYTSEFQKPVLLSEYFYNTNMLYIGIAGWLFFVLYLVCSVRQLLNYFILSKQTILNHPSALVVCIILALLMLACISDIVAFISNKPVFMELSVLMLTLIIIFLFLINFRYPGYYKILYGVVEKEKNKRSYLKGINFKELTSKLNYLMDTEEIFTDEHISLPLLAQKVNVSQHQLSQFLNEKQGESFSSFINKYRIKKAKKMLVENPENKILAIAYDAGFQSKSTFNAAFAKYAGMTPHEFREKNVK
- the proS gene encoding proline--tRNA ligase, coding for MTNQTKTAIAPTRSEDYSEWYQQVIKASDLAERSPVRGCMVIKPWGYALWENIMHALDDMFKSTGVRNAYFPLFIPLSFLEKEAEHVEGFAKECAVVTHHRLEKGSEDSLQPAGRLTEPLVVRPTSETIIGDSFSKWISSYRDLPVLINQWANVVRWEMRTRLFLRTSEFLWQEGHTAHATKEEALERTQMMLDVYATHAEEYLAMPVIRGRKSAAERFPGAIDTLCIEAMMQDRKALQAGTSHFLGQNFAKASAIRFQSAKETEEYAWTTSWGSSTRLIGGLIMTHGDDDGIILPPKIASSHVVLLPIIRKDKDRQKVMEYTQSLSTELKDIKYDNRRIEVEIDDRDIGGARGWDWIKKGIPLRVEIGPRDISDHSVFVGRRDKGHRDKESIKRNQFVGEIKNILDEIQNNLFTRALSFKKEHTIIIDDKKKFYDYFTPESQEKPEIHGGFALSFWCGSAECEAKIKEDLKVTIRCIPFENDTSSGKCICCGKSARDRVIFAKAY
- a CDS encoding GNAT family N-acetyltransferase; the encoded protein is MISKLPKDVIIRNSAPSDHHRIISVLQEWWGGRDLTWMLPKLFLNHFCNTSFVMEKNDALIAFLIGFLSQSDTGEGYIHFAGVHPDYRGIGIGEYLYRQFYRVCKENKRDTIRACTSPVNKGSIEFHKKMGFQIEPGNSEVDGIPVTLDYNRPNDPKVLFKKKI